A stretch of Campylobacter concisus DNA encodes these proteins:
- a CDS encoding FixH family protein — MDKKTFWPYAIVLSFIAIIIACAATIIIALKHPVEMDSSYMQSYQNVDENITFIKESEKRFDEKFDLKFEPNFNALNAKFKFHLTPKKGEISALKYEILLTRPQTNKENKILRASWQENDLVSEETSLQEGRWQLLLRLSDTNDTRYYKFDLNVTK; from the coding sequence ATGGATAAAAAAACCTTTTGGCCTTATGCTATCGTGCTTAGCTTCATTGCTATCATTATCGCTTGCGCAGCAACGATCATCATAGCGCTGAAACATCCAGTCGAAATGGATAGCTCTTATATGCAAAGCTACCAAAATGTCGATGAAAACATAACCTTTATCAAAGAGAGTGAAAAACGCTTTGATGAGAAATTTGATCTAAAATTTGAGCCAAATTTTAATGCCCTAAATGCTAAGTTTAAATTTCATCTAACTCCTAAAAAAGGAGAAATTTCAGCTTTAAAATATGAAATTTTACTCACTCGCCCACAGACAAATAAAGAAAATAAAATTTTAAGAGCTTCATGGCAAGAAAATGATCTAGTAAGCGAAGAAACAAGTCTACAAGAAGGCAGGTGGCAGCTACTTTTAAGGCTAAGTGACACTAATGATACAAGGTATTATAAATTTGATCTTAATGTCACAAAATGA
- a CDS encoding RecB-like helicase, which yields MKDFLALKASAGSGKTFALSVRYIALVLRGENINEIIALTFTKKAANEMKERIIATFLDLQNKKDELDKLCKELSLSQDEVIKRRDEKLDRFLQSELKIYTFDAFFSGILKKFSQNLGLSPDYSVQDSLQDLAWKKFVKEASKDQKLLSELALMMIISSQKEASFSQTLAKFYESFGGELKDSGASYPDDSKVRAAQKEINEHIALQNGASDTAKKTFSEQNLFELFKNKVFERESLDYRTFSKIYTSELDRLFNELKEAAKEYILEVERYRLSGFSKLLNVYKYSNLELNKEINALSFADINKLVFKLLVENFDKDVLYFRLDGRINHLLIDEFQDTNVIQYEIILPIITEIVSGYGQNGLGSFFYVGDTKQSIYKFRGGKKELFDKLGEKFEQILVENLPSNYRSLKALVKFNNAIFEEIYHRYGLSFEPQEPAKKDKELSYKVSGECPYFEVKEDDYGYLRVLSYEDIAGAVVLQVKELLAAGVNASEITVLCWKNSDISLISEVLSSEGIKSINEGTLELKRTPFVAAIIEYSKFCLFGEEIYEKNVKALVDTNPKRLKIKAEDSATKSLFYLAKNLYINMADIDILRLFELSSSYKNLSDFIFNLENFSSKISPKSSDGVRVMTVHKSKGLEFAHVIVCDMMSKGRGDDSNFITEYSEKGEWIVKSRISGRENFDPEYAGVLEQMRELEKQENINKIYVAFTRATKSLIIIKQAAPSGNSPSFFSFYTRSDKSEVNDYLDLKEFSFGKILPSKSEQKEATKDEKMPEILKIERQDVEAREQKTSGKNLEAIYFGLAFHYLLEMSEKFDENSLLKAKSLMLNKFYKFLSPDRLEDAFKRAKMLINEPKFLECIKDKEIYKEQPFKVKNELKQMDLFCIGESEICVIDYKTTDKNIEENKKQVGEYKEALSKFYPKHSIIAVIFYALNGKISYIEV from the coding sequence ATGAAAGATTTTTTAGCCCTAAAAGCAAGTGCTGGAAGCGGGAAAACATTCGCTTTAAGCGTTCGTTATATCGCTTTGGTGCTTAGAGGCGAAAATATAAACGAGATCATCGCTCTAACCTTTACCAAAAAAGCGGCCAATGAGATGAAAGAGCGCATAATCGCAACTTTTTTGGACTTGCAAAACAAAAAAGACGAGCTTGATAAGCTTTGCAAAGAGCTTAGTTTGAGCCAAGATGAGGTCATAAAAAGACGCGATGAGAAGCTTGATAGGTTTTTGCAAAGTGAGTTAAAAATTTATACATTTGATGCATTTTTCTCTGGAATTCTAAAGAAATTTAGTCAAAATTTAGGGCTTAGTCCTGACTACAGCGTGCAAGATAGTCTGCAAGACCTGGCGTGGAAAAAATTTGTAAAAGAGGCAAGCAAAGATCAAAAGCTTCTTAGTGAGCTTGCACTCATGATGATAATCTCAAGCCAAAAAGAGGCGAGTTTTTCGCAGACTTTGGCTAAATTTTATGAGAGCTTTGGTGGTGAGCTAAAAGATAGTGGTGCAAGCTATCCAGATGATAGCAAGGTAAGAGCAGCGCAAAAGGAGATAAATGAGCATATAGCCTTGCAAAATGGTGCTAGCGATACGGCCAAAAAGACATTTAGTGAGCAAAATTTATTTGAGCTTTTTAAAAATAAGGTCTTTGAAAGAGAGAGCCTAGATTACCGCACTTTTAGTAAAATTTATACAAGTGAACTTGATAGGCTCTTTAACGAGCTAAAAGAGGCGGCAAAAGAGTATATTTTGGAGGTTGAAAGATACAGACTTAGCGGCTTTAGCAAGCTCTTAAACGTTTATAAATACTCAAATTTAGAGCTAAATAAAGAGATAAACGCTTTAAGTTTTGCTGATATAAATAAGCTGGTCTTTAAGCTTTTGGTTGAAAATTTTGATAAAGATGTGCTTTACTTTAGGCTTGATGGCCGCATAAATCACCTTTTGATAGATGAGTTTCAAGATACAAATGTGATCCAATATGAGATCATCTTGCCAATTATCACTGAAATCGTTTCAGGATACGGACAAAACGGACTTGGAAGCTTTTTTTATGTTGGAGATACGAAGCAGAGTATCTATAAATTTAGGGGCGGTAAAAAAGAGCTTTTCGATAAGCTTGGAGAGAAATTTGAGCAAATTTTGGTGGAAAATTTGCCTAGCAACTACCGCAGTTTAAAGGCTTTAGTGAAATTTAATAACGCTATTTTTGAAGAAATTTATCATAGATATGGGCTTAGCTTTGAGCCACAAGAGCCAGCTAAAAAAGATAAGGAACTAAGCTACAAAGTAAGTGGCGAGTGTCCTTATTTTGAGGTCAAGGAAGATGACTATGGCTACTTGCGTGTGCTAAGTTACGAAGATATCGCGGGTGCAGTCGTTTTACAAGTAAAAGAGCTACTTGCTGCTGGCGTAAATGCAAGTGAGATAACTGTGCTTTGCTGGAAAAATAGTGACATCAGCCTCATCTCAGAGGTGCTTAGCAGTGAGGGGATAAAAAGCATAAATGAAGGCACCTTGGAGCTAAAGCGAACACCGTTTGTTGCAGCGATCATCGAGTATTCGAAATTTTGTCTTTTTGGTGAAGAAATTTATGAAAAAAATGTAAAAGCACTTGTAGATACAAATCCTAAAAGGCTAAAAATAAAAGCCGAAGATAGTGCGACAAAAAGCCTATTTTATCTAGCTAAAAATTTATACATAAATATGGCTGATATTGATATTCTAAGGCTTTTTGAGCTAAGTAGTAGCTATAAAAATTTAAGCGATTTTATCTTTAATCTTGAAAATTTCAGCTCTAAAATCAGCCCAAAAAGCAGTGACGGCGTGAGAGTGATGACCGTGCATAAGTCAAAGGGGCTTGAGTTTGCTCACGTGATAGTTTGTGATATGATGAGTAAGGGCAGGGGCGATGACTCAAACTTTATAACAGAATATAGCGAAAAAGGCGAGTGGATAGTAAAAAGCCGAATTTCTGGCAGAGAAAATTTTGACCCTGAGTATGCTGGCGTGTTAGAGCAAATGAGAGAGCTTGAGAAGCAAGAAAATATCAATAAAATTTACGTTGCTTTCACTAGAGCTACAAAGTCGCTTATTATCATTAAACAAGCCGCTCCAAGTGGAAATAGTCCTAGCTTTTTTTCTTTTTATACTAGAAGTGATAAAAGCGAAGTAAACGACTATCTTGATCTAAAAGAGTTTAGCTTTGGCAAAATTTTGCCTAGCAAGAGCGAGCAAAAAGAGGCTACAAAAGATGAAAAAATGCCTGAAATTTTAAAGATAGAAAGGCAAGATGTAGAGGCAAGAGAGCAAAAAACGAGCGGTAAAAATTTAGAGGCAATCTATTTTGGTTTAGCATTTCACTATTTGCTCGAGATGAGTGAAAAATTTGATGAAAATTCGCTTTTAAAAGCTAAAAGTTTAATGCTAAATAAATTTTATAAATTTCTCTCACCTGATAGACTTGAAGATGCCTTTAAACGGGCAAAAATGCTAATAAATGAGCCAAAATTTTTAGAGTGTATAAAGGATAAAGAAATTTACAAAGAGCAGCCATTTAAAGTAAAAAACGAACTAAAACAAATGGACTTATTTTGTATTGGAGAGAGCGAAATTTGCGTGATTGACTATAAAACGACAGATAAAAATATTGAGGAAAATAAAAAACAAGTTGGAGAATACAAAGAGGCATTAAGTAAATTTTATCCAAAGCATAGTATAATCGCCGTCATCTTCTACGCTCTTAATGGAAAAATTTCATATATTGAAGTTTAA
- a CDS encoding DUF4006 family protein, giving the protein MENKNRNIFALNGISGYLVAVLLLLSILGVLTYIGIGLQKDVATKPYSLKDASNIEMKSVDNAKHVIIKE; this is encoded by the coding sequence ATGGAAAATAAAAATAGAAACATCTTTGCTTTAAATGGCATTAGCGGTTATTTGGTGGCAGTTTTGCTTTTGCTATCTATCCTTGGCGTACTTACTTATATTGGTATTGGCTTGCAAAAAGATGTAGCAACCAAACCTTACTCATTAAAAGATGCAAGTAACATTGAGATGAAGAGCGTTGATAACGCTAAACACGTCATTATAAAGGAGTAG
- the rplM gene encoding 50S ribosomal protein L13, with translation MTKITKPNEVKRDWIVVDAAGKRFGRLLTEVATILRGKNKPCFTPNVDCGDYVIIINASKVEFTGNNKAEDKLYHRHSGYFGSVKSEKFGDLIANKPEKLFKLAVRGMLPKTKLGREMIKKLKVYAGSEHPHTAQIAKKEGK, from the coding sequence ATGACAAAAATAACAAAGCCAAACGAAGTTAAACGAGACTGGATCGTTGTTGATGCAGCTGGTAAACGTTTTGGTAGATTGCTAACTGAGGTAGCAACTATACTTCGTGGCAAAAACAAACCATGCTTCACGCCAAACGTAGATTGTGGCGACTATGTTATCATCATAAATGCTTCAAAAGTAGAATTTACTGGTAATAACAAAGCTGAAGATAAACTTTATCACAGGCACTCAGGATATTTTGGTAGCGTAAAAAGTGAAAAATTTGGCGATTTGATAGCAAATAAGCCAGAAAAACTATTTAAATTAGCTGTTCGTGGAATGCTTCCAAAAACTAAACTTGGAAGAGAGATGATAAAAAAACTAAAAGTTTATGCTGGCAGTGAGCATCCTCATACGGCACAAATAGCTAAAAAAGAAGGAAAATAA
- a CDS encoding flavin reductase, which produces MHKELNRQGFYYGFPVLLATTKDKNANDDITVLSSSWTLGNTVVLGIGIENQGFKNIKNGSDITLNLCDESLLEAVQKMEKLTGDSNVPEEKKNLGYTYEHDKFKVANLSKEPGINAKTVRIKECKIQIETVVEKIELKEWFSIVTCKITGIFVDENLLKDEKIDTQKWHPLIYKFKEYVGTCERLGLNFGFKEI; this is translated from the coding sequence ATGCATAAAGAGTTAAACAGACAAGGTTTTTACTATGGCTTTCCGGTTTTGCTGGCTACCACAAAAGATAAAAACGCAAACGATGATATCACGGTGCTTTCATCTTCTTGGACGTTAGGAAATACAGTGGTACTTGGCATAGGCATTGAAAATCAAGGCTTTAAAAATATCAAAAATGGTTCAGATATCACGCTAAATTTATGTGACGAAAGCCTGCTAGAAGCTGTGCAAAAAATGGAAAAACTAACTGGTGATAGTAACGTGCCAGAAGAAAAAAAGAATCTTGGCTACACCTACGAGCACGATAAATTTAAGGTGGCAAATCTCAGCAAAGAGCCTGGCATAAATGCAAAAACCGTCAGGATAAAAGAGTGCAAGATACAGATAGAAACGGTTGTAGAAAAGATAGAGTTAAAAGAGTGGTTTAGCATCGTTACTTGTAAGATTACAGGCATTTTTGTAGATGAAAATTTACTAAAAGATGAAAAGATAGATACGCAAAAATGGCATCCACTAATCTATAAATTTAAAGAATATGTCGGCACTTGCGAGCGTTTGGGATTAAATTTTGGATTTAAAGAGATTTGA
- a CDS encoding cbb3-type cytochrome c oxidase N-terminal domain-containing protein — protein sequence MQWLNLEDNINLLALIGAILIIVLTVVVAGKYVGQMKVKKDESVELSEHNWDGIGEYKNPVPFGWAIVFLLTLVWAIWYYLLGYPLNSYSQIGEYNKEVKEANAKFEKEYANPSKETLHAMGESVFLVQCSACHGITGDGIGGKAANLQIWGSEQGIVDTILNGSKGLDYPMGEMPAGLADADGAKAIAAYVAKEISAIKSTKNENLVAMGKELYVACAACHGDDGKGMDGMSADLSKYGSSEFIVDVLNRGKNGNIGVMPKFNDGRLNEIQQKAVGEYVISLSKGE from the coding sequence ATGCAATGGCTAAATTTAGAAGATAATATAAATTTACTTGCGTTAATAGGTGCCATCTTAATTATCGTACTAACTGTCGTTGTAGCTGGCAAGTATGTTGGTCAAATGAAAGTTAAAAAAGATGAAAGCGTAGAGCTTAGCGAGCACAACTGGGATGGGATAGGCGAGTATAAAAACCCAGTTCCATTTGGTTGGGCGATAGTTTTTTTACTAACTCTTGTTTGGGCTATTTGGTATTATTTACTTGGTTATCCACTAAATTCTTACTCACAAATCGGTGAATATAATAAAGAAGTAAAAGAAGCAAACGCTAAATTTGAAAAAGAGTATGCAAACCCAAGCAAAGAAACGCTTCATGCTATGGGGGAGAGCGTATTTTTGGTGCAATGCTCAGCATGTCATGGCATCACAGGCGATGGCATTGGTGGCAAAGCTGCAAATTTACAAATTTGGGGTAGCGAACAAGGAATAGTCGATACGATACTAAATGGCTCAAAAGGGCTTGATTATCCTATGGGTGAGATGCCAGCAGGGCTAGCCGATGCTGATGGAGCAAAGGCTATCGCAGCTTATGTTGCAAAAGAGATAAGTGCTATAAAAAGTACAAAAAATGAAAATTTAGTAGCTATGGGAAAAGAGCTTTACGTAGCTTGTGCAGCTTGTCATGGAGATGACGGCAAAGGCATGGATGGTATGTCGGCTGATCTTAGTAAATATGGTTCAAGTGAGTTTATCGTAGATGTACTAAATCGTGGTAAAAACGGCAACATCGGTGTTATGCCTAAATTTAATGACGGCAGACTAAATGAGATACAACAAAAAGCAGTTGGCGAATATGTCATATCGCTATCAAAGGGCGAATAA
- a CDS encoding HAD family hydrolase produces MKKTILFDLDGTLIDSTSAILKGFDRAFLSHGKKEPDHNTLKSLVGHPLEIMFERLGASKNLIDSYIKEYKACYEKIYLDETVLLDYANEALNEASSFADVGIVTTKTSKFSIILLEHLGVMKYIKTVIGRDDVTNPKPNPEPINLALIRLNKNKNNAFMIGDTIMDLMAAQAAFVAGVGLTCGYGQKSDLEKFSKHIFSNPFEAVNFIKEV; encoded by the coding sequence ATGAAAAAAACCATACTTTTTGATTTGGACGGTACACTTATTGACTCGACTTCTGCTATTTTAAAAGGATTTGATAGAGCTTTCTTATCTCATGGTAAAAAAGAGCCAGACCATAATACATTAAAGTCTTTGGTTGGTCATCCGCTTGAAATAATGTTTGAAAGACTTGGTGCAAGCAAAAATTTAATTGATAGCTATATAAAAGAGTATAAAGCTTGCTATGAAAAAATTTATCTTGATGAGACGGTACTCTTAGATTATGCAAACGAAGCACTAAATGAGGCAAGTAGCTTTGCTGATGTGGGTATAGTTACTACGAAAACTTCAAAATTTTCTATTATCTTGCTTGAGCATTTAGGAGTTATGAAATATATAAAAACTGTTATTGGAAGAGACGATGTTACTAATCCAAAACCAAATCCAGAGCCTATAAATTTGGCTTTAATTAGACTTAATAAAAATAAAAATAATGCATTTATGATAGGTGATACCATTATGGATCTAATGGCTGCACAAGCTGCTTTTGTTGCAGGCGTGGGTCTAACTTGTGGGTATGGTCAAAAGAGTGATTTGGAGAAATTTAGTAAACATATTTTCTCAAATCCATTTGAAGCCGTTAACTTTATAAAAGAGGTTTAA
- the rpsI gene encoding 30S ribosomal protein S9: protein MAKVYATGKRKTAVAKVWIKAGSGKIVVNGMDLNTWLGGHEAIKLKVIQPLLVTKQESLIDVVATTLGGGYSAQAEALRHGISRALADMDADFRAALKPKGLLTRDSRVVERKKFGRRKARRSPQFSKR from the coding sequence ATGGCAAAAGTTTATGCAACTGGTAAAAGAAAAACTGCCGTAGCAAAGGTTTGGATAAAAGCTGGAAGCGGTAAAATCGTAGTAAATGGTATGGATCTTAATACTTGGCTTGGTGGACATGAAGCTATAAAGCTTAAAGTAATTCAGCCACTTCTAGTTACTAAACAAGAGAGTTTAATAGATGTAGTAGCTACAACTTTAGGTGGTGGTTATTCAGCACAAGCTGAGGCTTTAAGACACGGTATTTCACGTGCTTTAGCTGACATGGATGCTGATTTTAGAGCAGCACTTAAACCAAAAGGCTTGCTAACTAGAGATTCTCGTGTTGTTGAGCGTAAGAAATTTGGTAGAAGAAAGGCTAGAAGAAGCCCACAATTCTCTAAACGTTAA
- a CDS encoding PD-(D/E)XK nuclease family protein, whose translation MHNLNQLFVFTNSRKIREFNASFNDELIPKSLSIAEFYKKVVYVDGRFEIDSTYALVLMNRACASVKKANSVLKIPTEFFEFLKNNDYLFSFFKELAISKKSIAEIKFNDIYANFEEHLNILEEVLKEYESLLDRENLYDDITLPKIYSINEGYIRSFSEISLHIDGILSEFEWEILEKISKLTTLKIIFQTSVFNTKLINKIKQISAISEIENYKKYELNLKTNELICLENIKKFEPVLEKRFATRSLQCAYAMVKASEFVREGIKPENIAVILPDESFSEILRLHDSNKIFNYAMGESFKDTKFYETLFYITRAINEEARPVFDQSKCESYEELGFILNTLGVSEELFNKFKSSYFDLCDFTKFKELIDELLMLENEPRCEEKLALELFRIENLCRYFSFSLKQLSEIFLLNISRLSIDDVGGGKISVMGMLESRGMKFDGVIIVDFNDNFIPARSTNEMFLNSKVRQKAGLISYLERENLQRFYYESLINNAKKVAISCVLNEESIPSRFFKNFKTIKDEKFSDEAYLKLFLKGSTSLNLSDDEIILEHDFFTKPLSFSTLNLFLACPRKYYYAKIAGIKGAKAIATEPGSKQGNSVHKALYEYYTSDFYRQKNTFDLAIFKEILAKQDFSSLELEIWSQKFKEYAEFENERLSAGFRVLECEKDIESDFCDVKIKGIIDRIDASPDGEPFILDYKTGEANANSLQLAFYEVLYGSEVKSAYFALKNEPVLISSKKSVDDLKAEIENLKSINNTKINFERKSGACKFCEYAILCRREL comes from the coding sequence ATGCATAACCTAAACCAACTTTTTGTATTTACAAACTCGCGTAAGATTCGTGAATTTAATGCAAGTTTTAATGATGAGCTAATCCCAAAAAGCCTAAGTATCGCTGAGTTTTATAAAAAGGTAGTTTATGTAGACGGTAGGTTTGAGATTGATAGCACCTATGCTTTAGTGCTTATGAATAGAGCCTGTGCCAGTGTCAAAAAGGCAAACTCGGTTCTTAAAATTCCAACTGAGTTTTTTGAATTTTTGAAAAATAATGACTATCTTTTTTCATTTTTTAAAGAGCTAGCTATTAGTAAAAAGAGTATCGCTGAGATCAAATTTAACGATATTTACGCTAATTTTGAGGAGCATTTAAACATACTTGAAGAGGTTTTAAAAGAGTATGAGAGCTTGCTTGATAGAGAAAATCTCTACGATGATATAACCTTGCCAAAAATTTACTCCATTAATGAAGGCTATATCAGAAGCTTTAGTGAAATTTCACTGCACATAGATGGCATTTTAAGTGAATTTGAGTGGGAAATTTTAGAGAAAATCTCAAAGCTAACTACGCTAAAAATTATCTTTCAAACCAGTGTTTTCAACACAAAGCTAATCAATAAAATAAAGCAAATTTCAGCTATTAGCGAGATTGAAAATTACAAAAAATATGAGCTAAATTTAAAGACAAATGAGCTAATTTGCTTAGAAAATATCAAAAAATTTGAGCCAGTTTTAGAAAAGCGATTTGCGACTAGAAGCCTGCAATGTGCCTACGCTATGGTAAAGGCGAGCGAGTTTGTGCGTGAGGGTATAAAGCCTGAAAACATCGCTGTCATATTGCCAGATGAGAGCTTTAGTGAAATTTTAAGGCTTCATGATAGCAATAAAATTTTTAACTACGCTATGGGCGAGAGCTTTAAAGATACAAAATTTTATGAGACGCTTTTTTACATTACAAGAGCGATCAATGAAGAGGCAAGGCCGGTTTTTGATCAAAGTAAGTGTGAGAGCTACGAGGAGCTTGGCTTTATCTTGAACACACTTGGCGTAAGCGAAGAGCTTTTTAATAAATTTAAATCAAGCTATTTTGACCTTTGCGACTTTACTAAATTTAAAGAGCTAATAGACGAGCTTTTAATGCTTGAAAATGAGCCAAGATGCGAAGAAAAGCTTGCGCTTGAGCTCTTTAGGATTGAAAATTTATGTAGGTATTTTAGCTTTAGCTTAAAGCAGTTAAGTGAAATTTTTTTGCTAAATATCTCGCGCCTTAGCATCGATGATGTGGGTGGCGGAAAGATCAGTGTCATGGGCATGTTAGAGAGTCGCGGAATGAAATTTGATGGTGTGATCATAGTTGATTTTAATGATAACTTTATCCCAGCAAGAAGCACAAATGAGATGTTTTTAAACTCAAAAGTGAGGCAAAAAGCAGGGCTTATAAGCTACCTTGAGCGTGAAAATTTGCAGAGATTTTACTACGAAAGTCTTATAAATAATGCCAAAAAGGTCGCCATAAGCTGTGTTTTAAATGAAGAGAGTATTCCTTCAAGATTTTTTAAAAATTTCAAAACAATAAAAGATGAGAAATTTAGTGACGAGGCGTACTTAAAATTATTTTTAAAAGGAAGTACAAGCCTAAATTTAAGCGATGATGAGATCATTTTGGAGCATGATTTTTTCACTAAACCGCTATCATTTTCTACACTAAATTTATTTCTAGCTTGCCCAAGAAAGTATTATTACGCAAAGATAGCTGGTATAAAAGGAGCAAAAGCAATAGCAACTGAGCCAGGATCTAAGCAGGGAAATAGCGTGCATAAGGCGCTTTATGAATACTACACAAGTGATTTTTATAGACAAAAAAATACCTTTGATCTGGCTATTTTTAAAGAAATACTTGCAAAGCAAGATTTTTCTTCGCTTGAGCTTGAGATTTGGTCGCAGAAATTTAAAGAATACGCAGAGTTTGAAAATGAACGCTTAAGTGCTGGCTTTAGGGTGCTTGAGTGTGAAAAAGATATAGAGAGTGATTTTTGTGATGTAAAGATAAAAGGCATTATCGATAGGATCGATGCTAGCCCCGATGGTGAGCCTTTTATACTTGATTATAAAACTGGTGAGGCAAATGCGAACTCGCTTCAGCTTGCATTTTATGAAGTACTTTATGGTAGCGAGGTAAAAAGTGCTTATTTTGCCCTGAAGAATGAACCTGTGCTTATCAGCTCGAAGAAAAGTGTGGATGATCTAAAGGCCGAGATAGAAAATCTAAAGAGTATAAATAATACTAAGATAAATTTTGAAAGAAAGAGCGGAGCTTGTAAATTTTGCGAGTATGCCATACTTTGTAGGAGAGAGTTATGA
- a CDS encoding OmpA family protein yields MKKIALAMVAATAVFASNAAYNYEVTPTIGGVHPEGNLRVKDHNFVGVRAARNLEDFFFDQVELGVDYTQKAKEKTGSLTREGRVLRYHANLVKDIVDFGPVSLYGLVGAGYEDVPAIFVKNEDGGFGQYGFGLRYQVTDRFALKAEARDAIKFEHADHNLFYSLGFGIGLDSKAAPVVAAAPVVAAAPAATPVLDDDNDGVPNDIDQCPNTPAGVVVDERGCEKVIVLRDLDVNFAFDSYKVGPKYAAEIKKVADFMGEHPDYKVVLAGHTDSVGAEAYNQKLSEKRAKAVADVLAGYGVSEDKISTVGYGELKPIATNKTKEGRAQNRRVEATFNK; encoded by the coding sequence ATGAAAAAGATTGCTTTAGCTATGGTTGCCGCAACAGCGGTTTTTGCGTCTAACGCAGCATATAATTATGAAGTTACTCCAACTATTGGTGGTGTTCACCCAGAGGGAAATTTACGTGTAAAAGACCATAACTTCGTTGGTGTTAGAGCTGCTAGAAATCTTGAAGATTTTTTCTTTGATCAAGTAGAACTTGGTGTTGATTACACTCAAAAAGCAAAAGAAAAAACAGGTAGCTTAACAAGAGAAGGAAGAGTTCTTAGATATCATGCAAATCTTGTAAAAGATATAGTTGATTTTGGACCAGTTAGTCTATATGGCTTAGTTGGTGCTGGTTATGAAGATGTTCCAGCTATTTTTGTTAAAAATGAAGATGGCGGTTTTGGCCAATATGGTTTTGGCTTAAGATATCAAGTAACTGATAGATTTGCTCTTAAAGCAGAAGCAAGAGACGCTATCAAATTTGAACATGCTGATCATAACCTATTCTATTCACTAGGCTTTGGTATCGGTCTTGACTCAAAAGCAGCTCCAGTTGTGGCAGCAGCTCCAGTTGTGGCAGCAGCTCCAGCAGCAACTCCAGTTCTTGATGATGATAATGATGGCGTGCCAAATGATATAGATCAATGCCCTAACACTCCAGCTGGCGTAGTTGTTGATGAAAGAGGATGTGAAAAAGTTATCGTTCTTAGAGATCTAGATGTTAACTTTGCATTTGATAGCTACAAAGTCGGACCAAAATATGCAGCTGAGATCAAAAAAGTAGCTGACTTTATGGGCGAACACCCAGATTATAAAGTTGTACTTGCTGGTCACACTGATAGCGTAGGTGCAGAAGCTTATAACCAAAAACTATCTGAAAAAAGAGCAAAAGCAGTAGCTGACGTTCTTGCTGGCTATGGCGTAAGCGAGGATAAAATTTCAACAGTTGGCTACGGCGAGCTTAAACCAATTGCTACAAACAAAACTAAAGAAGGCCGCGCGCAAAATAGACGCGTTGAAGCTACTTTCAATAAATAA